A genomic window from Antedon mediterranea chromosome 4, ecAntMedi1.1, whole genome shotgun sequence includes:
- the LOC140046882 gene encoding uncharacterized protein gives MTWRDTTTIEAMRKDSEAFGQLSSVDYYLSVQQNQGEYLPVPKFLTITAEDINTLATSMAQASDLFPQDSVDLHSLTSLDTDFDFKPQVSIAECYVPDHNMNSQPPSMSDATSPIQYTGIIATAPITSASEDTLSNWIPGTNTLTPTAIGSIITSSNSLINEQDGASIHVSMPDTHTVNVSPSHSSSYGVQSPQGLQDIPFTSPYQENTANFDSFEHITFPTSVAQVATSCENIYPTTVHSDMKYSWTQQPTVENIQFLNQSMPQQSNQLCKQQIDVHQSSTHHHSNLSPRTINEMTLQQHPMHSSSVPSSDLIAATRNVYKNCPAPGKMTMPKPRKYPNRPCKTPPHERPYPCPMEGCDRRFSRSDELTRHIRIHTGQKPFQCRICMRNFSRSDHLTTHIRTHTGEKPFSCETCGRKFARSDERKRHSKIHLRQKVKKESEMMKSASTSSCSYQQHISSAVTTSS, from the exons ATGACTTGGAGAGATACAACCACAATAGAAGCAATGAGGAAAGATAGTGAAGCTTTCGGACAGTTATCATCAGTTGACTATTACCTGTCGGTGCAACAGAACCAAGGAGAATATCTACCGGTTCCAAAGTTTTTAACAATAACAGCCGAGGACATAAATACACTAGCTACCTCTATGGCCCAAGCGTCGGACTTATTTCCACAAGACTCGGTCGACTTGCATTCACTGACTT CGCTCGACACCGATTTTGATTTCAAACCACAAGTGTCGATAGCCGAATGTTATGTACCTGATCATAACATGAATAGTCAACCACCGTCCATGTCGGATGCAACTTCACCTATTCAATACACAGGAATAATAGCGACAGCACCCATTACTTCAGCATCAGAAGATACACTCTCAAACTGGATCCCAGGAACAAATACGCTTACACCAACAGCGATCGGCAGCATCATTACAAGTTCGAATAGCTTGATCAATGAACAGGACGGAGCTAGCATTCATGTCAGTATGCCAGATACTCATACAGTAAACGTCAGTCCATCGCATTCATCATCATACGGCGTCCAATCACCGCAAGGCCTGCAAGACATACCATTTACATCACCTTACCAAGAAAACACAGCAAATTTTGATAGCTTCGAGCACATCACGTTCCCAACGAGTGTAGCGCAGGTCGCCACAAGTTGTGAGAATATCTACCCCACTACTGTACACAGTGATATGAAATACAGCTGGACCCAACAACCCACAGTAGAGAACATTCAGTTTTTAAATCAGTCCATGCCACAACAATCCAACCAACTGTGCAAACAACAAATTGACGTACATCAATCGAGTACCCACCATCATAGCAACTTATCACCAAGAACAATCAACGAAATGACCCTACAACAACACCCTATGCATTCGAGTTCTGTACCATCTTCAGACCTCATCGCCGCCACACGCAATGTCTATAAAAATTGCCCGGCACCTGGAAAAATGACCATGCCGAAGCCCCGCAAGTATCCTAACAGACCGTGTAAGACACCACCACATGAACGCCCATATCCATGCCCTATGGAAGGCTGTGATCGTCGATTTTCACGAAGCGACGAATTGACGAGACATATTCGAATTCACACCGGTCAAAAACCATTCCAGTGTCGAATCTGCATGCGCAACTTCAGTAGAAGCGATCACTTGACAACCCACATTCGCACACATACTGGAGAAAAGCCATTTTCATGCGAAACTTGCGGAAGAAAATTCGCCCGTAGTGACGAACGAAAACGACACAGCAAAATTCACCTTCGCCAGAAAGTGAAGAAGGAAAGTGAAATGATGAAGTCAGCCTCAACATCTTCATGCAGTTACCAACAACATATCTCATCTGCTGTAACAACATCATCTTAA
- the LOC140046880 gene encoding solute carrier family 28 member 3-like, with product MTSKEANETGKSSEYHAIDVKDNKETSFTDNEQGSEAQEDDVDDVVIKSLPVEGDNEAGEVYTQTEGNVFTEAIEQIETAFNSFYNQNRKCIIRLFYILLAVLFYVYLIFVLAKYFERSYYLLILTLIVNVVWFLRYIKRRYGSFIYDAFAKKPIDFCTVNWQWYRWLVYASLLLILIIFAGVTRVFHDVYAEPERLISAFGIFVMLTFSVFCSKYPSKIQWRTVIWGIYLQVLIGLVILRTMPGYIMFQWLGDQVQTFLDYTYAGAEFVFDKNLEERYFVFVVLPMIIFTSAVISVLYYYGVMQAVISAFAWVMQHTMGTSGAESFATAANVFVGMTTAPLAIKPYLPLMTRSELHTIIVSGMATIAGSVLGVYIGFGASASHLLSASIMSAPAALACAKIFYPEVERPKSIAQIQLIGEKREEQNVLEALYGGAKDGLKICGYVLANLVAIISVLAFVNAVLHELGYMAGVENLSFELICSYLLYPIAWLLGTERKDCRIVAELIGTKTFLNEFVAYQNLGAYLDQGALSIRSQVIATYALCGFSNLGSLGVMLGGLVPLVPERKSEIATSCLRGLFAATIACLLTAAIAGLLYDGIAIEDEIQNALNTTEEVISTTLI from the exons ATGACATCAAAAGAGGCTAATGAAACTGGCAAGTCCTCCGAGTATCATGCAATTGATGTTAAGGACAATAAGGAGACATCTTTTACGGACAATGAACAG gGGTCTGAAGCTCAGGAAGATGACGTGGATGACGTGGTAATAAAAAGTTTACCTGTAGAGGGCGATAATGAAGCTGGCGAGGTGTATACTCAGACAGAGGGCAACGTATTTACAGAG GCGATAGAACAGATAGAAACTGCTTTCAACTCATTTTATAATCAAAACAGAAAATGTATCATTCGCCTCTTCTATATATTACTTGCAGTGCTGTTTTATGTGTATTTAATATTCGTGTTGGCAAAGTACTTTGAACGTTCGTACTACCTCTTAATTCTTACATTAATCGTGAATGTAGTCTGGTTTTTACGTTATATAAAAAGAAGATATGGTTCGTTTATTTATGATGCTTTTGCAAAGAAACCTATTGATTTTTGTACAGTGAATTGGCAGTGGTACAGATG GCTTGTATACGCTTCTCTGTTgcttatattaataatatttgctGGTGTTACGCGTGTATTTCACGATGTGTATGCAGAGCCAGAGAGGTTGATTTCTGCTTTTGGAATCTTTGTCATGCTCACGTTTAGTGTATTCTGTTCAAAATACCCAAGCAAG ATTCAATGGCGAACTGTGATATGGGGAATTTATCTACAGGTATTAATTGGTCTTGTCATTTTACGCACAATGCCAGGTTACATCATGTTTCAATGGTTAGGTGACCAAGTACAGACCTTCTTAGATTATACGTACGCTGGAGCTGAATTTGTCTTTGATAAGAATTTAGAAGAGAGGTACTTTGTGTTTGTG GTACTACCTATGATTATTTTCACAAGTGCTGTTATCTCAGTGTTATACTATTATGGCGTAATGCAGGCTGTTATATCGGCTTTTGCCTGGGTAATGCAGCACACGATGGGTACGTCTGGTGCAGAATCTTTTGCTACAGCGGCTAATGTTTTTGTTGGAATG ACCACGGCACCTCTTGCTATCAAACCATATTTACCTCTCATGACCAGGTCGGAACTTCATACGATCATTGTAAGCGGAATGGCAACTATAGCGGGGAGCGTACTTGGCGTATATATTGGATTCGGTGCTAGTGCCTCCCACCTGCTGTCAGCTTCTATCATGTCTGCCCCTGCAGCTCTAGCCTGTGCTAAGATCTTCTATCCTGAGGTTGAAAGACCAAAGTCAATTGCACAAATACAATTAATTGGAGAGAAaag AGAAGAACAGAATGTATTAGAAGCATTGTATGGTGGAGCTAAGGACGGTTTGAAGATTTGTGGCTATGTCCTGGCAAATCTTGTTGCTATTATATCTGTATTGGCCTTTGTTAATGCTGTGTTACATGAACTTGGCTATATGGCTGGTGTAGAAAACTTATCATTTGAG TTAATTTGTAGCTACCTGCTTTACCCAATTGCCTGGCTACTTGGAACAGAGCGCAAAGACTGCAGGATAGTTGCTGAGTTGATTGGTACCAAGACATTCTTAAATGAGTTTGTAGCCTACCAAAATCTTGGCGCTTATCTCGATCAAGGTGCTCTTTCA aTTCGTTCACAAGTCATAGCAACTTACGCCCTCTGTGGATTCTCAAATCTTGGTAGTCTTGGCGTGATGTTGGGTGGTCTTGTTCCGTTGGTTCCAGAACGCAAATCTGAGATCGCGACTTCATGTCTCCGAGGTTTATTTGCAGCCACTATAGCATGCCTGTTAACGGCAGCAATCGCAG GATTGTTGTATGATGGGATTGCCATAGAGGATGAAATACAGAATGCATTGAACACAACAGAAGAAGTTATCAGTACAACACTCATATGA